In Henningerozyma blattae CBS 6284 chromosome 6, complete genome, the following are encoded in one genomic region:
- the APD1 gene encoding Apd1p (similar to Saccharomyces cerevisiae APD1 (YBR151W); ancestral locus Anc_3.110): MQNLFGLRQKISGVVPVTDAKQKELEQTNNIGSEIEPLSEEDKLKINQSIKLTTTEELDSQEKTNAADSESDCENCTNHDDDHDEKVFNNLQIDKESTLFNSSKTPSIQLIVPTSQTDWKFDACMEFENSVQYKLNTWAMEQNRNNANININCNVTSLPINIMDIEIMRHQKNRILILPHFIWINDLTVDKVTDTMDTLLPFLLDHSKESKAKLLSQFDFLSEANEKAFVFICSHKTRDKRCGITAPILKKRFDTLLMKHGLYRDYSDIRHDGIQVAFINHVGGHKFAANVLIYLKSSNTLVWLGRITPNNVKYIVNGLLLNEHSPELAFPEKIRCIKKYNTDW, encoded by the coding sequence ATGCAAAATCTGTTTGGTTTAAGGCAGAAAATTTCTGGCGTTGTCCCGGTTACAGATGCCAAGCAAAAAGAGTTGGAACAAACTAATAACATAGGGTCAGAGATAGAACCACTTtctgaagaagataaattgaaaattaatcaGTCAATTAAATTGACCACTACAGAAGAATTGGATTCTCAGGAAAAGACCAATGCTGCTGATTCTGAATCTGATTGTGAAAATTGTACAAACCATGACGACGATCATGAtgaaaaagtatttaataatttgcAGATAGATAAAGAATctacattatttaattcttcaaaaacTCCATCCATTCAGTTAATTGTCCCCACTTCACAAACAGATTGGAAATTCGATGCTTGTATGGAATTCGAAAATTCAGTtcaatataaattaaatacttGGGCAATGGAACAAAATAGGAACAATGCCAATATAAACATTAATTGTAATGTCACCTCGTTACCAATAAACATCATggatattgaaattatgaGACATCAGAAGAATCGTATCTTGATATTACCACATTTTATTTGGATTAATGATTTGACTGTAGACAAAGTTACTGATACTATGGATACTCTCCTGCCCTTCTTGCTTGATCATAGTAAAGAATCAAAAGCGAAGTTGTTATCACAATTCGATTTTCTAAGTGAGGCAAATGAAAAAGcatttgtatttatttgcTCGCATAAGACAAGAGATAAAAGATGTGGTATAACAGCGCCAATCTTAAAAAAGAGATTCGACACCCTTTTGATGAAGCATGGGCTGTATAGAGATTATTCAGATATCAGGCATGATGGAATTCAAGTAGCCTTCATAAATCATGTGGGTGGCCATAAATTTGCCGCCAAtgttttgatatatttgaaaagttCCAATACTTTGGTTTGGCTGGGAAGAATAACACCAAATAACGTCAAATATATTGTAAACGGCTTATTGTTAAATGAACATTCTCCTGAATTAGCATTTCCTGAGAAAATTAGGTGCAttaaaaagtataataCTGATTGGTAA
- the TBS1 gene encoding Tbs1p (similar to Saccharomyces cerevisiae TBS1 (YBR150C) and HAL9 (YOL089C); ancestral locus Anc_3.109) produces the protein MNSNDNNNDQNTIPVNLNENSWFPAGSSLMRNNMTTESKITETTSGKDISMQTAIPHTLPLNQVNQSSLTTDNVSSNNIPNPIEKAFGIVEDYIRHTNQSNTNNQPMSINSPQMKRTATSPQQEKIQQDTYYSKKRATRACESCRKRKIKCDPVDPITNKCSNCTKFHMICVFDNRKRKATNANTNSNKLLKTMNPKSHESEDDQDDIEDHLHGNCQPLNTNDSSININLLHETKNEIDSLDQSNDRVLKIDRKVTMLYDQMAKMVWMMDKILSNNISNSNSNNSKLLDHGHFPVFKIYKTIIFSPSKIKWIKTQLSTPLAINNEDFILPIYKMSNISWKYSMIRSKKLMNFSSPTLIDNIPQLYPLPMKRTSEKLLKYGHPCFSSSITSIPIVEYDNVMTILNKYYDTRTSESTVPQETSPNHTNLSCSELFLLNITICLGASAVNMNSNNPTEDKFLNLNLTSSEIKCIENLSLLNSIYYCNKLAISTISNSTSVSNLITVQSLILLSHYLQISTNIELSSNILSIAIRYAIDLGLHLIDYYKDLDVNKSMQLLGLWWHLYSKDKLFSLILNRPPIIKKLDIQCLDDESFLNIIKKALIEKFKSNTIEINKMSDVKIGLNKISNYYDYFPLVLSYYTLQLSTISEEIFNTCFAINSMKLNSFDEILQKVNAINEKLLNWEYSLPPCLKIKSYKNYMTMLFSQNTVIFPPFHLDMVCSRILKCNYQLLYLKNVLSMFTLSFLIDNEDLFRKSSICIPRIYQQFINQNKDSSIKMLELLKCFDIKIHMWDELWYYFLTGVFTLSFYIIKNINGESSELPYLIKLLQNGHELFMADKSNIYLSSSIKWNVDTFFYTFILHHILNYVKFKYPNNDDFKFHDRPYEQIYSDIIKKTNRMKNIELNELICVLQNHKDHSPNTATSTTDDIANASINNDVHSPTLTLGIEISTPANEFDFNGLLKPLSTDFSSGLNLDSLIQLKTSDFMATWSELDEDSTPPLSYDSSLFPIEPINFSVNHTIFAGCEEEVTYTKKVHDINMILSSDDQSSDLNKFSIASDPFWVSYNKYFPKGNFFYDRDLFFANYDAYI, from the coding sequence ATGAATAGCAacgataataataacgatCAAAATACAATCCCTgtgaatttaaatgaaaattccTGGTTTCCTGCAGGAAGTTCTTTGATGAGAAATAACATGACGACAGAATCTAAAATCACAGAAACAACCTCAGGTAAAGATATTTCAATGCAGACTGCTATACCGCATACTCTACCATTAAATCAGGTTAATCAATCTTCTCTTACAACTGATAATGTATCTTCTAACAATATACCGAACCCTATAGAGAAGGCCTTTGGTATTGTAGAGGACTATATACGGCATACCAATCAATCAAATACTAACAATCAGCCAATGAGTATAAATTCACCTCAAATGAAAAGGACTGCTACATCTCCTCAACAGGAGAAAATTCAGCAAGATACTTATTATTCCAAAAAGAGAGCAACAAGAGCCTGTGAGAGTTGTAGAAAGAGGAAAATTAAATGTGATCCGGTAGATCCAATAACTAATAAATGTTCCAATTGTACTAAATTTCACATGATTTGTGTATTTGATAATAGGAAGAGGAAAGCCACTAATGcaaatacaaattcaaataaattattaaagacGATGAATCCCAAAAGTCATGAATCTGAGGACGATCAAgatgatattgaagatCATCTCCATGGTAATTGTCAACCATTGAATACCAATGATTCTTCTATAAATATCAACCTCTTACatgaaacaaaaaatgaaattgatagCCTAGATCAATCAAATGATAGAGTCTTGAAAATAGATAGGAAAGTTACCATGCTATATGATCAAATGGCAAAAATGGTTTGGATGATGGATAAAATactttctaataatatttctaattcgaattcaaataattcaaaattattagatcaTGGTCATTTTCcagtttttaaaatttataaaactATCATTTTCTCACCAAGTAAGATTAAATGGATTAAAACTCAATTATCAACCCCTTTagcaattaataatgaagatttcATATTAccaatttataaaatgtcaaatatttcatgGAAATATTCGATGATTagatcaaaaaaattaatgaatttttccTCACCAACTTTAATAGATAATATTCCACAATTATACCCTCTACCCATGAAAAGAACatctgaaaaattattaaaatatggACATCCAtgcttttcttcttctattaCAAGTATTCCAATTGTGGAGTATGATAATGTAATGactattttaaataaatattatgataCAAGGACTTCAGAATCTACAGTGCCACAAGAAACTTCCCCAAATCATACCAATTTAAGTTGTTCggaattatttttgttaaacATTACAATTTGTTTAGGTGCATCTGCAGTGAATATGAATTCAAATAACCCTACAGAAgacaaatttttaaatctgaATTTAACTTCATCCGAAATCAAAtgtattgaaaatttatctttattgaattccatttattattgtaataaattagCTATCTCTactatttcaaattctacCTCGGTGTCAAATTTAATTACCGTTCAATCATTAATTCTACTGAGTCATTATTTGCAAATATCTACTAATATAGAATTATCTTCAAACATCTTATCAATAGCAATCAGATATGCAATTGATCTTGGTTTACATTTGATAGACTATTATAAGGATTTGGAtgttaataaatctatGCAATTATTAGGACTTTGGTGGCATCTTTATTCAAaggataaattattttctttaatcttAAATCGTCCAcctattattaaaaaattagatattCAATGTTTGGATGATGAAAGCttcttaaatattattaagaaagcattaattgaaaaattcaaatcaaataCTATTGAGATTAATAAAATGAGTGATGTAAAGATTGGGTTGAATAAGATATCCAATTATTATGACTATTTCCCTTTGGTACTCTCTTATTATACATTACAATTATCAACTATCTCTGAAGAAATCTTTAATACATGTTTTGCAATTAATAGcatgaaattaaattcatttgatgaaattttacAGAAGGTTAATGCTATAAacgaaaaattattaaattggGAATATAGCTTACCACCATGTTTAAAGATCAAAtcttataaaaattatatgacTATGTTATTTTCTCAAAATACAGTAATTTTCCCACCCTTCCATTTAGATATGGTTTGTTCAAGAATTTTGAAATgtaattatcaattattatatttgaaaaatgtttTAAGTATGTTCACActttcttttctaattgataatgaagatttatttagaaaatctTCAATCTGTATTCCAAGAATTTATcaacaatttattaatcaGAATAAAGATTCATCTATTAAAATGTTAGAACTACTTAAATgttttgatattaaaattcatATGTGGGACGAATTATGGTATTATTTCTTAACGGGAGTCTTTACATTGTCGTTTTACATTATTAAGAATATAAATGGAGAATCTTCTGAATTAccatatttaataaagttaTTGCAAAATGGTCATGAGTTATTTATGGCAGATAagtcaaatatttatttatcaagTTCAATTAAATGGAATGTAGATACATTCTTTTATACCTTTATCTTGCAtcacattttaaattatgttaaatttaaatatccaaataatgacgattttaaatttcatgATAGACCTTATGAACAAATTTATTCAGACATAATCAAAAAGACTAATAGAATGAAAAACATcgaattaaatgaattgatTTGTGTTTTACAAAATCATAAAGATCATTCTCCAAACACTGCTACTTCCACTACGGATGATATTGCTAACgcttcaattaataatgatgttCATTCACCTACCTTAACATTAGGAATAGAAATATCGACACCCGCAaatgaatttgattttaatgGTTTATTAAAACCATTATCCACAGATTTTTCAAGCGGCTTGAATTTGGATTCATTGATACAATTAAAAACATCCGATTTTATGGCAACTTGGTCagaattagatgaagatTCAACGCCACCCCTATCTTACGATTCTTCTTTGTTTCCAATTGAACCAATTAATTTCTCTGTAAATCATACTATATTTGCAGGTTGCGAAGAAGAAGTTACTTATACTAAAAAAGTTcatgatattaatatgatTTTATCTTCAGATGATCAAAGTTCTGATCTTAacaaattttcaattgcaTCAGATCCTTTCTGGGTATCCtataacaaatatttcCCAAAGggtaattttttctatgaCAGAGATTTGTTTTTTGCAAATTATGATGCTTATATATag
- the YSA1 gene encoding ADP-ribose diphosphatase (similar to Saccharomyces cerevisiae YSA1 (YBR111C); ancestral locus Anc_3.365), with the protein MTIVALCSKSIFKLLPSRFLLIGKRHISIKSKTLDNIIQSKMSKKGDPRDSKLIEKKIVQDTNECKWIGLEKITYLDPNGVTRQWDSAVRKTRNSGGIDGIGMFTILKYHDNKTPDQVLLQKQFRPPVEGVCIEVPAGLIDANEDVETAALRELREETGYVGKIIDVGPVIFNDPGFTNTNMSLLTVEVDMRLPENINPKTELEDNEFIECFTVPLSTFDEEMVKLNQQGYKLDARVQNVAHGIWVAKNYNVFK; encoded by the coding sequence atgaCGATTGTTGCATTATGTTCCAAGAGTATATTTAAGCTTTTACCTTCAAggtttttattaattggaaAGCGTCACATCTCAATCAAATCGAAAACATTAGATAACATAATACAAAGTAAAATGAGCAAGAAAGGTGATCCAAGagattcaaaattaattgaaaaaaaaattgtacaAGATACAAATGAATGTAAGTGGATTGGTCTTGAAAAAATCACATATTTAGATCCAAATGGCGTTACTAGACAATGGGATAGTGCTGTGAGAAAGACTAGAAACTCCGGCGGTATAGATGGTATTGGTATGTTtacaattttgaaataccatgataataaaactCCAGATCAAGTGTTGCTACAAAAACAGTTTAGGCCTCCTGTAGAAGGTGTTTGCATCGAAGTTCCAGCTGGTTTAATAGACGCTAATGAAGATGTAGAAACAGCTGCTCTAAGAGAATTAAGAGAAGAAACTGGTTATGTtggtaaaattattgaCGTTGGTCCGgttatttttaatgatcCAGGATTCACTAACACGAATATGTCTTTATTAACTGTAGAAGTAGATATGAGATTaccagaaaatattaatccAAAGACAGAATTAGAGGATAATGAATTCATTGAATGTTTTACAGTCCCATTAAGTAcatttgatgaagaaatggTTAAGTTAAATCAACAAGGTTATAAGTTAGATGCAAGGGTTCAAAATGTGGCACATGGTATTTGGGTGgctaaaaattataatgtattcaaataa
- the SUS1 gene encoding Sus1p (similar to Saccharomyces cerevisiae SUS1 (YBR111W-A); ancestral locus Anc_3.366), whose translation MSNEVNIREQIQNYLIESGNYENISNKLTQRLIEDGWVDKMKIKIKQEIMSNKEIKYNELLNKMEPEGHNLLNEQIKNEIINEIQAILDEIIEQ comes from the exons ATGAGTAATGAAGTTAATATTAGAGAACAAATACAAAACTATTTAATAGAGTCTGGTAATTATGAGAA tatttctaataaattaacaCAACGATTAATTGAGGATGGATGGGTtgataaaatgaaaattaaaatcaaacaagaaataatgtcaaataaagaaattaaatataatgaactattaaataaaatggaACCTGAGGGtcataatttattaaatgaacaaattaaaaatgaaattattaatgagaTTCAAGCCATTTTAGACGAAATAATTGAACAATAA